Proteins encoded in a region of the Populus nigra chromosome 3, ddPopNigr1.1, whole genome shotgun sequence genome:
- the LOC133689475 gene encoding LOW QUALITY PROTEIN: kinesin-like protein KIN-7O (The sequence of the model RefSeq protein was modified relative to this genomic sequence to represent the inferred CDS: deleted 1 base in 1 codon): MERIHVAVRARPLSAEDAKSTPWRISGSSIFIPNYSNKFEFDRVFGEACKTEEVYRSKTKEIVTAAVRGFNGTVFAYGQTNSGKTHTMRGTSNEPGVIPLAVHDLFHIIQQDVDREFLLRMSYMEIYNEDINDLLAPEHRKLQIHESTERGIYVAGLREEIVASPQQVLDLMQFGESHRHIGETNMNLYSSRSHTIFRMIIESRDRTGDEDSSNSCDAVRVSVLNLVDLAGSERAAKTGAEGVRLKEGSHINKSLMTLGTVIKKLSEGAESQGGHVPYRDSKLTRILQPALGGNANTAIICNITLAQIHADETKSSLLFASRALRVTNCAHVNEVDPNIQPRASAIKPMKDRSDMGPLLPFQELVSEIEVGDDVNMQSEDCKNNASEDCTLPDPCSLLHVTNRRKAPPRKKGSTAEDHEWAEIQVEYEDLLQKLETQRTTSEIQIDCLRRQLGETNFIQCVKCSNCLTSDGNTSTNNLDKNVSLRESEAIIVIKQLQDKIKMLEMEKSSSQQNLDSVVELATEQSICARETFEELHEELQNAREETRIAHEQLNIIDVSLEIEDIMSEVKNSKEVVESCSSLLDEVFQSFSSISNAISDFKALICQSSHEQGLIISSHEKLYHCMKQKVDEVENEKLLLHKESTGLQKQIQELRHNTQNYEESLRALTEHQNFEKEEFLSQIQNLQKELSCLSSCFLAKEKDNLRKDLEKTKVKLKETESKLKNAVQEKTKLEGQKTFAEREVKRLHGQKTLLERDISKRDSLAGRRRDSMVDRSSKMFDPKKSKGLAASFEETMEEDYRKLEVLAFEMEATIASLEEEVTAAHKEKEEAISRNESLASELEALTEKLNISNAEVNVLQEDASRLRLRLEESTLDQQKLENSIRLLAEQKEELAMQLSDSLLEMEEEKTIWFSKEKASIEVIEEKGAEITAMTKAMSEVRNELESCREECKVLTEKLACSEENAEREKKSSAEKSLEIDQLKNHLMRADIESKQSQETLKSNLDTLSLELDCARGKVNTLEKEMIILSKERDDLFTQIRGLDRRLEPENDFQCLQNQLLSITSERDKWIRHCDDMLLESKVQVEELNGRISSMEAKMKNEEAMNNKERAKFRMRLRGTQAKSDAFHFRYKEAVNELAFMNRNYEVASKKLKNQLASYGIEILNLKKQIAALTGQRTDH; the protein is encoded by the exons ATGGAGAGAATCCACGTCGCCGTCAGAGCAAGACCATTATCAGCAGAAGACGCAAAATCTACTCCATGGAGAATCTCCGGAAGCTCCATTTTCATCCCTAATTACTCCAATAAATTCGAATTCG ATCGTGTTTTTGGTGAAGCGTGTAAGACTGAAGAGGTTTATAGATCCAAAACTAAAGAAATCGTTACTGCTGCCGTTCGTGGATTCAACG GGACTGTATTTGCTTATGGACAAACTAACAGTGGAAAGACGCATACAATGAGAGGGACATCTAATGAGCCTGGCGTGATTCCTCTTGCTGTGCATGATTTGTTTCATATAATACAACag GATGTGGACCGGGAGTTTCTGTTGAGAATGTCTTACATGGAGATATATAATGAAGATATTAATGACTTATTGGCTCCCGAACATCGAAAGTTGCAAATTCATGAAAGTACAGAG AGAGGAATATATGTAGCTGGATTGCGTGAAGAAATAGTTGCCTCTCCCCAACAAGTTCTCGACCTTATGCAGTTTGGAGAAT CTCACAGGCACATTGGAGAGACAAACATGAACTTGTATAGTAGCAGGTCCCACACTATTTTCCGTATG ATTATTGAGAGTAGAGATAGGACTGGGGATGAGGATAGTAGCAACTCATGTGATGCTGTACGTGTATCGGTTTTG aatttggTGGACCTTGCTGGTTCTGAACGGGCGGCAAAAACTGGAGCAGAAGGTGTTCGGCTCAAAGAGGGTTCACACATAAATAAAAGCTTAATGACACTTGGCACTGTCATTAAGAAATTGAGTGAGGGTGCAGAAAGCCAAGG GGGTCATGTTCCATATAGAGATAGCAAACTCACACGCATTTTGCAGCCCGCTTTGGGTGGAAATGCAAATACAGCTATAATATGC AACATAACTCTTGCACAG ATTCATGCAGACGAGACAAAGAGTAGTCTACTGTTTGCAAGCAGAGCGTTGCGTGTCACGAATTGTGCACATGTGAATGAG GTGGATCCCAATATCCAGCCAAGGGCTTCTGCTATAAAACCAATGAAAGATAGAAGTGATATGGGACCACTTTTACCCTTTCAAGAATTGGTCAGCGAGATTGAAGTTGGGGATGACGTCAATATGCAAAGTGAAGATTGTAAAAATAATGCATCAGAAGACTGCACCCTTCCTGATCCATGTTCTTTATTGCATGTGACAAATAGGAGAAAGGCGCCACCTAGGAAGAAAGGCTCAACTGCG GAGGACCATGAATGGGCAGAAATACAAGTGGAATATGAGGACTTGCTTCAGAAACTTGAAACTCAG AGAACTACGAGTGAGATACAGATTGATTGTTTAAGAAGACAGCTTGGTGAGACTAATTTCATTCAATGTGTGAAATGTAGTAATTGTCTTACTTCTGATGGCAATACAAGTACCAATAATTTGGACAAAAACGTAAGTCTAAGGGAGTCAGAGGCCATTATTGTGATCAAACAACTTCAAGAtaag ATTAAAATGTTAGAAATGGAGAAGTCCTCTAGTCAGCAAAATCTAGACAGTGTTGTTGAGCTAGCAACAGAGCAAAGTATATGTGCTAGGGAGACGTTTGAAGAG CTCCATGAAGAGCTCCAAAATGCACGAGAGGAGACGAGGATTGCTCATGAACAACTTAACATTATTGAT GTTTCATTGGAGATTGAAGACATCATGTCTGAAGTTAAGAACTCCAAAGAAGTTGTTGAAAGCTGTTCCTCTCTTTTGGATGAAGTTTTCCAGAGTTTTTCTTCTATATCTAATGCAATAAGT GATTTCAAGGCTTTGATCTGCCAGAGCTCTCATGAACAAGGATTAATCATTAGTAGTCATGAGAAGTTATACCATTGCATGAAGCAAAAAGTTGATGAAGTGGAGAATGAAAAG CTCCTTTTACACAAAGAATCTACGGGTCTTCAGAAACAGATACAAGAACTGAGACACAATACTCAAAATTATGAAGAGTCTTTGAGA GCTCTTACAGAACATCAGAATTTTGAAAAGGAGgaatttctttctcaaattcAAAATCTTCAAAAGGAATTATCATGTTTATCTTCTTGTTTcttggcaaaagaaaaggataatttgAGAAAAGATCTTGagaaaacaaaagtgaaattgaaagagactgaatCCAAGCTCAAGAATGCTGTTCAAGAGAAAACCAAACTTGAG GGTCAAAAAACATTTGCTGAAAGGGAGGTAAAACGATTGCATGGTCAGAAGACTCTTCTTGAGCGTGACATTAGCAAACGTGACTCCCTGGCTGGTAGAAGACGTGATTCAATGGTTGACAGGAGTTCAAAGATGTTTGATCCAAAAAAGTCAAAGGGTCTTGCAGCttcttttgaagagacaatggaG gAAGATTACAGAAAGTTGGAAGTTCTTGCATTTGAAATGGAAGCAACTATTGCTTCTTTGGAAGAGGAAGTAACTGCTGCACACAAGGAAAAGGAAGAGGCTATATCAAGAAATGAAAGTTTGGCTTCAGAGTTGGAGGCCCTGACAGAAAAGCTTAACATATCAAATGCTGAAGTGAATGTGTTGCAGGAAGATGCTTCACGCCTT AGACTAAGGTTGGAAGAATCCACTTTGGACCAGCAAAAATTGGAAAATTCTATAAGATTGTTAGCAGAACAAAAGGAAGAGTTGGCAATG CAACTTAGTGATTCCCTTTTGGAAATGGAGGAGGAAAAGACAATATGGTTTTCCAAGGAGAAAGCTTCCATTGAAGTCATAGAAGAAAAAGGTGCAGAGATTACAGCAATGACCAAAGCAATGTCAGAG GTCAGAAACGAATTAGAGTCCTGTAGGGAAGAATGCAAGGTCCTCACAGAAAAACTTGCATGTTCTGAGGAAAATGCCGAGCGGGAGAAGAAATCAAG TGCAGAGAAGTCTCTAGAGATTGATCAACTGAAAAATCATCTGATGAGGGCTGATATTGAGAGCAAACAATCTCAAGAG ACGTTGAAATCAAATCTGGACACTCTCTCCTTGGAACTTGATTGTGCTCGCGGGAAAGTGAATACACTTGAGAAGGAAATGATTATTCTGAGCAAGGAGCGAGATGATCTATTTACTCAAATTAGAGGGTTGGATAGAAGATTAGAACCAGAAAATGACTTCCAG TGTCTTCAAAACCAACTACTCAGTATAACAAGTGAAAGGGACAAGTGGATTAGACATTGTGATGACATG TTACTGGAGTCTAAAGTTCAAGTTGAGGAACTTAATGGGAGAATCTCTAGCATGGAGGCCAAAATGAAGAAT GAAGAAGCTATGAACAACAAGGAAAGGGCAAAATTTAGAATGAGGCTTCGAGGGACACAAGCAAAGTCAGATGCCTTCCATTTTAGATACAAGGAAGCAGTAAATGAGTTGGCATTCATGAACAGAAACTACGAGGTGGCTTCAAAGAAGCTGAAGAACCAGTTGGCTTCCTATGGAATTGAGATCCTCAACCTCAAGAAGCAAATCGCTGCCTTAACCGGGCAAAGAACTGATCATTAA
- the LOC133690240 gene encoding uncharacterized protein LOC133690240, which produces MATAGTKLTRVISRFFINNVNNKPLRVMGSGSSFNGLAKYSTSASTAVKDYDDYRKSLYGDISHRALLVDAVGTLVVPSQPMAQIYRQIGEKYGVEYSEDEILNRYRWAYGQPWGRSRLRYVNDGRPFWQFIVSSSTGCSDARYFEELYSYYTTEKAWHLCDPDAEKVFEAIRKAGVKLAVVSNFDTRLRPLLRALNCDHWFDAVAVSAEVAAEKPNPTIFLKACELLEVKPEDVVHVGDDRRNDIWGARDAGCDAWLWGSDVHSFEEVAQRIGVPV; this is translated from the exons ATGGCAACAGCAGGAACAAAACTAACAAGGGTTATTTCAAGATTCTTCATTAATAATGTTAACAACAAACCTTTGAGGGTAATGGGATCCGGGTCTTCTTTTAATGGGTTGGCCAAGTATTCAACATCTGCATCTACAGCGGTGAAGGATTATGATGATTATAGGAAGTCTTTATACGGTGATATTTCACATAGAGCTTTGCTTGTTGATGCTGTTGGTACTCTTGTTGTTCCCTCACAGCCCATGGCTCAG ATATATAGACAGATTGGGGAGAAGTATGGAGTGGAGTACTCCGAGGATGAGATATTAAACAGATACCGATGGGCTTATGGGCAGCCTTGGGGCCGATCTCGTCTCAG ATATGTAAATGATGGGAGACCCTTCTGGCAGTTTATAGTCAGTTCTTCCACTGGCTGCTCAGATGCTCGGTACTTTGAAGAGCTTTATAGCTACTATACCACTGAAAAG GCCTGGCACCTCTGTGATCCAGATGCCGAGAAAGTGTTTGAGGCCATCAGAAAAGCGGGTGTAAAATTGGCTGTTGTGTCAAACTTTGACACTCGTCTTAGACCTCTCTTGCGGGCTTTAAACTGTGATCACTGGTTTGATGCCGTGGCAGTTTCAGCTGAA GTTGCAGCGGAGAAGCCAAATCCAACAATATTTCTAAAAGCTTGTGAGTTGTTGGAAGTAAAACCAGAAGATGTTGTGCATGTAGGCGATGATCGTAGGAATGATATATGGGGTGCAAGGGATGCAGGCTGTGATGCTTGGCTTTGGGGAAGTGACGTCCACTCCTTCGAGGAG GTTGCGCAGAGGATAGGAGTGCCCGTTTGA
- the LOC133690063 gene encoding uncharacterized protein LOC133690063: MVRPYGKGHKKRKKGERYDKEEEEVEDEQVQEEKADSETEMRAQDGEEKTEEAKEMQLPGVEEGIPIVPSHQTGKKPGVIFVLEKASLEVAKVGKSYQILNSEEHANFLRRNKKNPADYRPDIIYQALLSILDSPLNKAGRLRAVYVKTDKGVLFEVKPHVRIPRTYKRFAGIMLQLLQKLSITAVGNREKLLRVIKNPVTQYLPLNSRKIGFSHSSEKLVQMEKYVAGVGDDTDLVFVVGAMSHGKIECDYVDDFISVSEYPLSAAWCIARVCEAVSKKWRVL; encoded by the exons ATGGTGAGGCCTTATGGTAAAGGGcacaagaaaaggaagaaagggGAGAGGTATgataaagaagaagaggaagtggAAGATGAACAAGTTCAAGAAGAGAAAGCTGATAGTGAGACTGAAATGAGAGCTCAAGATGgcgaagaaaaaacagaagaggCAAAAGAAATGCAACTGCCAGGAGTGGAGGAGGGCATTCCTATTGTCCCAAGTCATCAAACTGGCAAGAAACCTGGGGTTATATTCGTGCTCGAAAAGGCTTCTTTGGAAGTTGCAAAAGTTGGAAAG AGTTACCAAATTTTGAATTCTGAGGAGCATGCCAATTTCCTGcggaggaataaaaaaaatcctgctGATTACAGACCTGACATTATTTATCAG GCTCTCCTATCCATCTTAGATAGCCCATTGAATAAGGCTGGGCGGTTGAGAGCTGTATATGTGAAAACAGATAAAGGTGTTCTTTTTGAAGTGAAGCCACATGTTCGTATTCCGAGGACTTACAAGCGTTTTGCCGGTATTATGT TGCAGCTGCTACAAAAACTGAGTATAACTGCTGTCGGTAATCGTGAGAAGCTTTTGCGTGTGATCAAGAATCCTGTAACCCAATACCTGCCATTAAACTCTCGTAAAATAG GCTTCTCCCATAGCTCAGAAAAATTGGTCCAAATGGAGAAGTATGTGGCTGGAGTTGGTGATGACACCGACCTTGTTTTCGTG gtcGGTGCCATGTCCCATGGTAAAATTGAATGTGATTATGTAGATGACTTCATATCAG TGTCTGAATACCCGCTGAGTGCTGCCTGGTGTATTGCAAGGGTATGCGAGGCTGTGTCGAAGAAGTGGCGTGTGCTGTAA